A stretch of DNA from Synechococcus sp. JA-3-3Ab:
TAGAGAGCGCCGATCCCCTTGGGGGCATGCAGCTTGTGCCCGGAAAGGGTGAGGAGATCCACCGGCAGGCGCTGCAGATCGAGAGGGATCTTGCCCACCGCCTGCACTGCGTCCACATGGACAACAGCCCCATAGCTGCGAGCCAGGGATCCCACCGCCTCGATGGGGAAAAGCACGCCCGTCTCGTTGTTGGCGGCCATGCAGCTCACCAGGGCAGTATCGCCGGTCAGGGCTGCTTCCAACTCCAGCAAGTCCAGGCAGCCTTGCTCATCCACCGAGAGGTAGGTGACGCGGTAGCCTTGCTTTTCCAGGTGCTTGCAGACGTTGAGCACCGAGGCGTGCTCTACCTGCGTGGTGATGATGTGGCGCTTCTGGGGTTGGGCTGCCAAGGCTGCATAAATGGCCGTGGTGTTGCCTTCGGTGCCGCCACTGGTGAAGACAATCTCCGTCGGGTCGGCTCCCAGAAGGGCTGCCACCTGTTCGCGGGCTTGGTTAAGGGCACGCCCCACCTGGCCGCCAAAACTGTGCATCGAGGAGGGGTTGCCGTAGAAGGTCTGCAAATAGGGCAGCATCGCCTCCAGAACCAGGGGATCCACGGCGGTGGTGGCGTTGTTGTCCAGGTAGATCACGGGGTTCATACAGGCTCCGAATCGATACAAGGTAGGGGTTGGGCAACGTTAAACGGCTTGCGGAGCGTGGGAATGGCACTGCTTTGGGCAAATGCGGGCGCAAGCCTGACAGCCGATGCAGAGGGCGGCATTGAGGATGGTCATCACTTTGCGCTCACTTTCTTCTTCCTCTTCGTTGTCGACAAACTCGCCGTCTTCGTTGAGGGCTCTGAGGGCAAACACACCACGGCCACAGACTTTGAGGCAACGGCTACAGCCGAGGCAGCGGCTGATATCCAGGCTTTCGATAAACTGTGGGATCCAGGGCAGTCCGCCTTTGGTGAGAGCAGTTGCAGTAGCCATGGCCGCGTCTCCAAAAGATGAGGTCTCAAGATCGGGAAGATTTGCTGTCCAGGGCCTGGTTGACCAACCAGGTGCGGTAAAACTTGAGGGCCACCGTTTCGATGAGGTCGTAGTCTTCCACCACTTCGATGCCGGCCTCGCGAATACGCTTCATGGGGCAATCGCCGATCTTGGAGACCAGCACGGCTCGGCAATCCCTGATGAGATCCAGGATTTGCTCTAGGTTGTTGTCCTCCCCGGATCCCCCGTGGCAGTACTGCGGAACCTTGCGGTGGCCGACAAACTGCGCCCCACGGGCGTTGACCTCGTAGATCAAAAACTCCCGCGCATGGCCGAAGTGGCGATTGACCAGGCCGCCGCCTTTGCTGGCTACGGCCACCAGGATGGAGGGGCTGTCGGGAGGCAGGTCGGCTGTCCAGTGGGTTGGGGTTGACTGCTGCTGAGCTTGCAGTTGGGCAATGCTTGCCTGGACCTGGCGGCGTTTTTCGGGGTCGTATTCGGGGGTCATCTGCATAAAGCGCTCCTTGGTAAACTCTTGGCTGCGGTCTTCCCCCAGCAGGCCCACCGCGTCCGCCCGACACTGGCGACAGTGGCGCATCATCCGCATGTTGCCGGAGCACCGATCTTGCAGGGCTTTCAACTCCTGAGGGGTGGGGCCCCGCTGGCCGATAAGGCCGAAGTAGGTGCCGTGTTCAGGCGCCGAGATCAGGGGCATGATGTTGTGCAAGAAAGCCCCTTTCTCCTGGATCACCCGGTTCACTTCCAGCAGGTGGGTGTCGTTGATGCCGGGAATGAGAACGGAGTTGACTTTGCAGAGGATGTCTGCCTCCCGCAACAGATCCAGGCTTTCCATCTGCCGCTCGTGCAGGATGCGGGCTGCCTCCACCCCCCGAATGCGCTTGCGCCGCCAGCGGATCCAGGGGTAGATCCTGGCCCCGATCTCTGGATCCACCATGTTGATGGTCAGGGTGACGTGGTCGATGTTCAGCCGTTT
This window harbors:
- the nifB gene encoding nitrogenase cofactor biosynthesis protein NifB, whose amino-acid sequence is MPPLSTPPRQGSPFPSACACSSSPRQALPPHLQQRIATHPCYSEAAHHHYARMHVAVAPACNIQCNYCNRKFDCANESRPGVVSELLTPAEAAHKVLVIAGKIPQLTVVGIAGPGDPLANPKQTFETFARIAEKAPDLKLCLSTNGLMLPDYIDEIKRLNIDHVTLTINMVDPEIGARIYPWIRWRRKRIRGVEAARILHERQMESLDLLREADILCKVNSVLIPGINDTHLLEVNRVIQEKGAFLHNIMPLISAPEHGTYFGLIGQRGPTPQELKALQDRCSGNMRMMRHCRQCRADAVGLLGEDRSQEFTKERFMQMTPEYDPEKRRQVQASIAQLQAQQQSTPTHWTADLPPDSPSILVAVASKGGGLVNRHFGHAREFLIYEVNARGAQFVGHRKVPQYCHGGSGEDNNLEQILDLIRDCRAVLVSKIGDCPMKRIREAGIEVVEDYDLIETVALKFYRTWLVNQALDSKSSRS
- the fdxB gene encoding ferredoxin III, nif-specific, producing the protein MATATALTKGGLPWIPQFIESLDISRCLGCSRCLKVCGRGVFALRALNEDGEFVDNEEEEESERKVMTILNAALCIGCQACARICPKQCHSHAPQAV
- the nifS gene encoding cysteine desulfurase NifS; protein product: MNPVIYLDNNATTAVDPLVLEAMLPYLQTFYGNPSSMHSFGGQVGRALNQAREQVAALLGADPTEIVFTSGGTEGNTTAIYAALAAQPQKRHIITTQVEHASVLNVCKHLEKQGYRVTYLSVDEQGCLDLLELEAALTGDTALVSCMAANNETGVLFPIEAVGSLARSYGAVVHVDAVQAVGKIPLDLQRLPVDLLTLSGHKLHAPKGIGALYVRRGLRFRPLLLGGHQERGRRAGTENVPGIIALGKAAELAQAHLGDPHERLLRDRLEQGLLQRIPDVQVNGHPTQRLPNTTNLGFKFVEGEAILFWLNKYGICASSGSACTSGSLEPSHVLRAMRLPYTVLHGSIRFSLSRFTQPAEVERVLEVLPGIIEHLRAISPFSHEAEDWLQQQERELARR